Proteins found in one Panicum hallii strain FIL2 chromosome 4, PHallii_v3.1, whole genome shotgun sequence genomic segment:
- the LOC112888930 gene encoding sucrose synthase 1, protein MAAKLTRLHSLRERLGATFSSHPNELIALFSRYVNQGKGMLQRHQLLAEFDALFDSDKEKYAPFEDILRAAQEAIVLPPWVALAIRPRPGVWDYIRVNVSELAVEELSVSEYLAFKEQLVDGHNNSNFVLELDFEPFNASFPRPSMSKSIGNGVQFLNRHLSSKLFQDKESLYPLLNFLKAHNYKGTTMMLNDRIQSLRGLQSSLRKAEEYLLSIPQDTPYSEFNHRFQELGLEKGWGDTAKRVLDTLHLLLDLLEAPDPANLEKFLGTIPMMFNVVILSPHGYFAQSNVLGYPDTGGQVVYILDQVRALENEMLLRIKQQGLDITPKILIVTRLLPDAVGTTCGQRLEKVIGTEHTDIIRVPFRNENGVLRKWISRFDVWPYLETYTEDVASEIMKEMQAKPDLIIGNYSDGNLVATLLAHKLGVTQCTIAHALEKTKYPNSDIYLDKFDSQYHFSCQFTADLIAMNHTDFIITSTFQEIAGSKDTVGQYESHIAFTLPGLYRVVHGIDVFDPKFNIVSPGADMSVYYPYTETDKRLTAFHPEIEELIYSDVENSEHKFVLKDKNKPIIFSMARLDRVKNMTGLVEMYGRNARLRELANLVIVAGDHGKESKDREEQAEFKKMYSLIDQYNLKGHIRWISAQMNRVRNGELYRYICDTKGAFVQPAFYEAFGLTVIESMTCGLPTIATCHGGPAEIIVDGVSGLHIDPYHSDKAADILVNFFEKCKEDPSYWDKISHGGLQRIYEKYTWKLYSERLMTLTGVYGFWKYVSNLERRETRRYLEMFYALKYRSLASAVPLSFD, encoded by the exons ATGGCTGCCAAGCTGACCCGCCTCCACAGTCTTCGGGAACGACTTGGTGCCACCTTCTCCTCTCATCCCAATGAGCTGATTGCACTCTTTTCCAG GTATGTTAACCAGGGCAAGGGAATGCTTCAGCGCCATCAACTGCTCGCTGAGTTTGATGCGCTGTTTGATAGTGACAAGGAGAAGTATGCACCCTTTGAAGACATTCTTCGAGCTGCTCAG GAAGCGATTGTGCTTCCCCCATGGGTTGCACTTGCCATCAGGCCAAGGCCAGGTGTCTGGGACTACATTCGGGTGAATGTAAGTGAGTTGGCTGTGGAGGAACTGAGTGTTTCTGAGTACTTGGCATTCAAGGAACAGCTGGTGGATGGACA CAACAACAGCAACTTTGTGCTTGAGCTTGACTTTGAGCCCTTCAATGCCTCATTCCCTCGTCCTTCCATGTCAAAGTCAATTGGAAATGGAGTACAGTTCCTTAACAGGCACCTGTCTTCCAAGTTGTTTCAGGACAAGGAGAGCCTGTACCCCCTGCTGAACTTTCTCAAAGCCCATAACTACAAGGGCACG ACAATGATGTTGAATGATAGAATTCAGAGTCTTCGCGGGCTCCAGTCATCCCTCAGAAAGGCAGAGGAGTACCTACTGAGCATCCCTCAAGACACTCCATACTCAGAGTTCAACCACAG GTTCCAAGAGCTCGGCTTGGAGAAAGGTTGGGGTGACACTGCAAAGCGTGTACTCGACACACTCCACTTGCTCCTTGACCTTCTTGAGGCTCCTGATCCTGCCAACTTGGAGAAGTTCCTTGGAACTATACCGATGATGTTTAATGTTGTTATCCTGTCTCCGCATGGCTACTTTGCCCAATCCAATGTGCTTGGATACCCTGATACTGGTGGTCAG GTTGTTTACATTTTGGACCAAGTCCGTGCTTTGGAGAACGAAATGCTTCTCAGGATTAAGCAGCAAGGCCTTGACATCACCCCTAAGATCCTCATT GTTACCAGGCTGTTGCCTGATGCTGTTGGTACTACTTGTGGCCAGCGGCTAGAGAAGGTCATTGGAACTGAGCACACAGACATTATTCGTGTTCCATTCAGAAATGAGAACGGTGTTCTCCGCAAGTGGATCTCTCGTTTTGATGTCTGGCCATACTTGGAGACATACACTGAG GATGTTGCCAGTGAAATCATGAAAGAAATGCAGGCCAAGCCTGACCTTATCATTGGCAACTACAGTGATGGCAACCTAGTTGCCACTCTGCTTGCGCACAAGCTGGGAGTTACACAG TGTACCATTGCCCATGCCTTGGAGAAAACCAAATACCCCAACTCGGACATATACTTGGACAAATTCGACAGTCAATATCACTTCTCATGCCAGTTTACAGCTGACCTTATCGCTATGAATCATACCGATTTCATCATCACGAGTACATTCCAAGAAATCGCTGGAAG CAAGGACACTGTTGGGCAATACGAGTCCCACATTGCATTTACCCTTCCTGGGCTCTACCGTGTTGTCCACGGCATTGATGTTTTTGATCCCAAGTTCAATATCGTCTCTCCTGGAGCTGACATGAGTGTTTACTACCCATACACTGAAACTGACAAGAGACTCACCGCCTTCCACCCTGAGATTGAGGAGCTCATTTACAGCGACGTTGAGAACTCTGAGCACAA GTTTGTCTTGAAGGACAAGAACAAGCCAATCATTTTCTCAATGGCTCGTCTTGACCGTGTGAAGAATATGACAGGCTTGGTTGAAATGTACGGTAGGAATGCGCGTCTGAGGGAATTGGCAAACCTTGTGATTGTTGCTGGTGACCATGGCAAGGAGTCCAAGGACAGGGAAGAGCAGGCAGAGTTCAAGAAGATGTACAGTCTCATTGACCAGTACAACTTGAAGGGCCATATCCGGTGGATCTCGGCTCAGATGAACCGTGTCCGCAATGGGGAGTTGTACCGCTACATTTGTGACACAAAGGGAGCATTTGTGCAG CCTGCATTCTATGAAGCGTTTGGCCTGACTGTCATTGAGTCCATGACATGTGGTTTGCCAACAATTGCGACCTGCCATGGTGGCCCTGCAGAAATCATTGTGGACGGGGTGTCTGGTTTGCACATCGATCCTTACCACAGTGACAAGGCTGCAGATATCTTGGTCAACTTCTTTGAGAAGTGCAAGGAAGATCCAAGCTACTGGGACAAAATTTCACATGGGGGCCTGCAGAGAATTTATGAGAA GTACACCTGGAAGCTGTACTCCGAGAGGCTGATGACCTTGACTGGTGTATATGGGTTCTGGAAGTACGTGAGCAACCTGGAGAGGCGTGAGACTCGTCGCTACCTTGAGATGTTCTATGCTCTGAAATACCGTAGCCTG GCGAGTGCTGTTCCATTGTCCTTCGATTAG
- the LOC112889126 gene encoding phosphoinositide phosphatase SAC2-like, giving the protein MAAAAAGAEADGCLRSFELYEAESKFYILGTNTDKTLWRLLTIDRMEPSELNVEEDSTVHSQSDYLDLLRLLDEDHRSTGGVKFVTNCFGIIGFIKFLGPYYMLIITEQRKIGDIFGHPVYQVTKTAMIELSNSKTRPKLTNSKDENRYKKLLQTIDLRKDFFFSHSYHIMRSLQKNISDPQEGWELYDTMFVWNEFLTRGIRNILNTTLWTVALVYGFFKQDKLAICGKDIMLTLIARRSRHYAGTRYLKRGVNDEGRVANDVETEQIVYEDLPGPRQISSVVQNRGSIPLFWSQETSKLNLKPDIILHEKDKNYEATRLHFENLRKRYGNPIIILNLIKTREKRPREIILRREFDRAIKIINSGLPGEDHLRFLHWDLHKNSQSKSTNALQVLLKVAFEALNLTEFFYYQVSPDRRTESFLNLRLTLKNGFGPHVCDDNNNHGTADYVDDLDDISQDDTCGSSDPGNGIAEDNSEVNGSTQIKPPKFQKGVLRTNCIDCLDRTNVAQYAYGLAALGHQLHALGSLESPEVHIDAPLSRHLMHFYERMGDTLALQYGGSAAHNKIFSAKRGHLKFAIQSQEFFRTLQRYYSNAYMDAYKQAAINLFLGYFEPQVGKPALWEPESGDEHVLDDDTSKLMKRARSDGSILNNSKPPISSKGPNGMLNSAFTSSKKEEQYPNWSSDSMHGMSSTSDNSVSKLRYTSSASHVKHISCELDYCNGSGDSNFLDLDWLSASDNDRSKAISTPDVNISTDNAVGDVSSGTTDAQTTKIQAHGLSKDFVQWVYQGEAFWY; this is encoded by the exons atggcggcggcggcggcgggcgcggaggcggACGGCTGCCTCCGGAGCTTCGAGCTCTATGAGGCCGAGTCG AAATTTTATATTCTTGGAACTAACACTGACAAGACATTATGGAGATTACTCACGATTGATAGAATGGAACCATCAGAGCTCAATGTAGAAGAGGATTCCACCGTGCACTCACAGAGTGACTATCTTGATCTGCTAAGACTTCTAGATGAAGACCATAGATCAACTGGTGGAGTTAAATTTGTCACCAACTGTTTTGGAATCATCG GTTTCATTAAGTTCCTCGGGCCCTATTACATGTTAATTATTACTGAGCAGAGAAAGATCGGGGACATATTTGGCCATCCGGTATACCAAGTTACCAAGACTGCAATGATTGAGTTATCAAATTCTAAGACGAGGCCAAAGTTAACTAATTCCAAGGATGAGAACAG GTACAAGAAGCTCTTGCAGACAATTGATCTTAGAAAAGACTTCTTTTTTAGCCACTCATATCATATAATGAGAAGCCTCCAGAAGAACATTAGTGATCCACAAGAAGGGTGGGAACTATATGACACAATGTTTGTATGGAATGAGTTCCTAACTCGAGGGATACGTAACATTCTGAACACTACACTCTGGACTGTTGCATTAGTCTATGGTTTTTTTAAGCAG GATAAACTTGCAATATGTGGGAAGGATATTATGTTGACGCTCATTGCTAGACGCTCGCGGCATTATGCTGGCACCAG GTATCTAAAGAGGGGCGTGAATGATGAGGGCAGAGTAGCGAATGATGTTGAGACTGAGCAAATCGTTTATGAAGACTTGCCTGGACCAAGGCAAATAAGCTCTGTTGTGCAGAATAGGGGTTCAATTCCACTGTTCTGGTCCCAGGAGACATCAAAGCTGAATCTTAAGCCTGATATCATAT TGCATGAAAAGGACAAGAATTATGAGGCTACCAGACTTCATTTTGAAAATCTTAGGAAGAGATATGGAAATCCTATCATCATCTTAAACTTAATTAAG ACACGTGAGAAGAGACCACGTGAAATTATACTCCGTCGGGAATTTGACAGAGCAATAAAGATTATAAATAGTGGTCTGCCAGGGGAAGATCATTTGAGATTTTTACATTGGGATCTTCATAAAAACTCTCAAAG CAAAAGTACAAATGCCCTTCAAGTGCTTCTGAAAGTGGCATTTGAAGCTCTGAACTTGACAGAGTTCTTTTATTATCAAGTTTCTCCAGATCGAAGAACAGAGAGTTTCCTTAATTTAAGGCTTACATT GAAGAATGGTTTTGGTCCTCACGTGTGTGATGACAACAACAATCATGGCACTGCAGACTATGTCGATGATCTTGATGACATCTCCCAAGACGATACTTGTGGCAGTTCTGATCCTGGCAATGGAATTGCAGAAGATAATTCTGAGGTCAATGGATCTACCCAAATAAAGCCTCCAAAATTTCAAAAGGGTGTCTTACGTACAAACTGCATAGATTGTTTAGACCGCACAAATGTTGCTCAATATGCCTACGGGTTAGCTGCTCTAGGACACCAGTTACATGCACTTGGCTCTTTAGAATCTCCAGAAGTTCATATAGACGCCCCTTTGTCTCGACATTTGATGCATTTTTATGAACGGATGGGTGATACACTTGCTTTACAGTATGGTGGTTCGGCTGCTCACAATAAG ATATTCTCTGCAAAGAGAGGGCACTTGAAGTTTGCTATTCAATCTCAAGAGTTCTTTAGGACACTACAACGATACTACAGCAATGCCTATATGGATGCATACAAACAGGCAGCGATAAACTT ATTTTTAGGGTACTTCGAACCCCAGGTGGGAAAACCTGCACTTTGGGAGCCAGAATCTGGTGATGAGCATGTACTTGATGACGATACTAG TAAATTGATGAAGAGGGCAAGGTCAGATGGCAGCATTCTTAATAACAGCAAACCACCAATATCCAGCAAAGGACCAAATGGAATGTTAAACTCAGCATTTACCAGTTCAAAAAAAGAAGAGCAATATCCAAACTGGAGTTCTGATTCCATGCACGGAATGTCTTCAACCTCTGACAATTCAGTGTCGAAGTTAAG GTATACTTCATCAGCGTCTCACGTTAAGCATATAAGCTGTGAACTGGACTATTGCAATGGTTCTGGTGATTCGAATTTCCTGGATCTTGACTGGCTTTCAGCTTCAGACAACGATAG ATCAAAAGCCATAAGCACTCCTGATGTGAATATTTCAACTGATAATGCTGTTGGTGATGTAAGCTCCGGGACAACG GATGCTCAAACTACTAAGATCCAGGCTCATGGGTTATCTAAGGATTTTGTGCAGTGGGTTTATCAAGGAGAGGCATTTTGGTACTGA
- the LOC112890799 gene encoding uncharacterized protein LOC112890799, with protein MDVATKPVPTPLQISGAVTPSPPPHLPIKTGMDSLPLLPAAPDCAAERRRLLLRVAVVEERGGDVGAERRRFVVPTAYLGAPAFRRLLEKAEEEFEFHYHGGALTIPCDTEAFKYILLVTDSQGLAADDTKGGTPRKEDGESEARRPDDEPAADGVAPMNHGT; from the exons ATGGATGTGGCGACGAAGCCGGTCCCAACGCCTCTACAGATCAGCGGAGCAGTGacgccgtccccgccgccgcacctGCCGATCAAGACAGGGATGGATAGCCTTCCGCTGCTGCCGGCGGCGCCAGATTGCGCGGCGGAACGGCGgcgcctgctgctgcgggtGGCGGTCGTGGAGGAGCGCGGGGGCGACGTgggcgcggagcggcggcggttcgTGGTGCCGACGGCGTACCTGGGCGCGCCGGCGTTCCGGCGGCTGCTGGAGAAGGCGGAGGAGGAGTTCGAGTTCCACTACCACGGCGGCGCCCTCACCATCCCCTGCGACACCGAGGCGTTCAAGTACATCCTCCTCGTCACGGACAGCCAGGGCCTCGCCGCCGACGACACG AAAGGCGGAACGCCAAGGAAGGAGGACGGAGAGAGCGAGGCGCGTCGTCCCGATGACGAGCCCGCAGCAGACGGTGTTGCCCCCATGAACCATGGGACGTAG